A window of Mycolicibacterium madagascariense genomic DNA:
CCCCCCGGGCAGTGCCAACCCGGGTCCTCACCAGATTAGTCCCGCGGTGGGTTCCCGGCCTGGTCAGAGGCTGGGCGTGGGCTGTCCTCAGCGGTACGTCGAGGTCGACGCGAGGTAGTCGAGCGTCCGGCCGATGCCCGTCACCTCGCGCGCAACGCTGCGCAAGGTGGCTCGGTCGTGAGGAGCCATGTCCGACAGCGACACCAGGTCGTCGACCCGGTCCCCGGCGAGGAACCGTTGCGCCCGCCTGCGCCAGCGCCACCGCAGCAGCCAGTCGAAGCAGTCGCGCAGGCTCGATGCGTCGTCGGCGCCGAGGACGTGGGCCGCCACCGCATGGTCGAGACGCGTCGGCGTGGACAGCGCGTCCGAGTGCGCCGACACCGCCGCCCACCGGGCGATCTTCACCACCGGATCCATGACGGCCAGCTTCACGTCCACGGCGTCGGCGGTCCGCGCGAACACCCGCAGGCGCGAGGGAACGCTCGCGCGCACGGCCGTCGCGTCCTGCAGCATCGCTTGTCGCACAGGGTAATTGCGCTCGGCGGCGGCGACCACCCCGGCCCGCAGCAGGTCTGCGGGACGTCGCGCCGACGGGTCCGGCACGCCCGCGGAATCGGCGAGCAGCCCCGTCATGACGACGCCGCGGTCCTCGCGCGGGTGTGCCGACCACCGTTGGATGCCGTCGGTCCAACTCGCGGCGCGGCGGCAGAAGCGCGGCCTGCTGGCGAGCACCCCGTTGGCGTCACCGGGCACGCCGCACCGCTCCAGGAGCGCATGGACCCCGGCCGCCCGGCCCAGCAGCGCGACCTTCTCGCCGTCCCCGACCGCGTCGCCGAGGACGACCATCGTCTCGACGTCGGAGCCGGGAGCCGCCTCGCCGCGCGCGACGCTGCCGGAGACGAACCACGTCCAGTCCGCGGGCCCGCAGAGTCGAACCCCGGCGACGACGGCGTGGCGCAACACCTCCGACCAGGCCGCCGCCAGCGCGGCCGCGGGGGTGTGACTGCGCAGTTCGTCGGCGATGGCCGCCCGCGCACGTTCGACGCCCGCGCGCAGGAGTGCCTCGTCGGTGGCCGCGTCGATCGCCGTGATGGCCGCCGCGACGCCGCGACCGGTGGGGTGGGCAGCTGGCATGTCGTCGATTGTCACCTGCCGTCACACGGACGTGACGTTGGGGAAACGGCGACAACACGAACCGCGCCTACTTTCTGTCGTGTGACAGAAATCTGCCCACCGTCAGGGAGTGTGCGATGACCTCGACCGTCCACCGCGTGATCGCCTCGCCCGAGGACGCCGCCACGCTCGAAGAGCTCGGCTACACCCAGGAGTTGCACCGCGGCATCGGGGGTTACGCCGCGTTCGCCTCGGGCTTCTCCTTCGTGTCCATCCTCACGACCGTGTTCGCCCTGTTCGCCCTCGGCTTCGGGCTGGGCGGTCCGGCGTTCTTCTTCACCTGGCCCATCGTCTTCGTATGCCAGTTCTGCGTCTGCCTGGTGTTCGCCGAACTGTCCGGCAAGTTCCCCGTCGCCGGGGCGATCTACCAGTGGTCGCGACGCCTCGCGGGCAACGGGGTCGGCTGGTTCGCCGGGTGGTTCATGCTCATCGGCTACATCGTCAGCGTGGCAGCCCTGGCGATCGCCATGCAGAGCGTGCTGCCGTCGATCTGGAGCGGATTCCAGTTGGTCGGCGGCGATTCCTCGCTGACGTCGGTGACCGGGGCGACCAACGCCATCATCCTCGGCGCGATCACCATCGCGCTGTGCACGGTCATCAGCGCTGCCGGGGTGGCGTTCATGGGCAAGATCACGGTCACCGGGGTGACGCTCGAGATCGTCGGGGTCGTCCTCATCGTGATCGCGATGTTCGTCAAGGCCGAGCGCAGCCCCGTCGCTGCCGTCACCAGCACCGGCGGCCACGGCTCGGGCCTCGGCTACTTTCCCGCCTTCCTGGCCTCGATGCTGATGGCGGCCTACGTGATGTACGGATTCGACAGTGCTGCAGAGCTTTCCGAGGAGACGAAGGATCCACGCAAGACCGCGCCCAAGGCGATCGTCACCGCGCTGCTGGTGTCCTTCGTCGGAGGCGGCCTGATGATCCTGGCCGCCCTGGTCGCCGCCCCGTCGCTCGACGATCCGCTGCTGTCGAGCCAGGGCATCGCGTGGGTGCTCACCAGTCAGCTCAGCACGTGGCTGGGCAAGACGCTACTGACGATCGTCGCGATCGCCATCTTCTCCGCGACCCTGGCCATCCAGGCCTCGGCGTCACGGGTGATGTTCTCGATGGCCCGCGACAACCGGCTGCCGTTCGGCTCGTTCCTCTCGAAGGTCAACCGGCGCACCGGAACTCCGGTGATCACCGGGGTCACCGTCAGCGTGCTGGCCATCCTGGTGCTCCTGGTGAACCTCGGCCAGGCGGGGGTCTTCGCGGCGATCACCAGCGTCTCGGTGGTCATCGTGTACGCCGCCTACCTGATGGTGACCGTGCCTGCGCTGGTGCACCGGCTGCGCGGGACGAGCCTGAGCTACGGTCCCCCGGTGATGGACCTCGGCAGGTGGGGCATCCCGGTGAACCTGATCGCGGTGGTCATGGGTGCGGCGCTCTGCGTCGACATCGCCTGGCCGCGCCAGGAGGTCTACGACCCCGACGGCACGTCGTGGGTGCTGCAGTACTTCGCGGTCCTCTTCGTGGCGTTGACGCTCGTCGTCGGATTCGTCGCGTACTGGGTCGTCAGGAACCGCGACGGTGCGCCCCTGCCGTCGGACGCGCTGGTCGGTCCCGACGACGTGCCGGCGTGACGGTCGCGGATTCGATATCTGTCACCTGACAGAAATGTGCATCACGAGTTGTTAACGAGTGATGCGGGATCCGTTACTCCGCGGCAACCACCGGAGGGGCCGCAGCGCGAAAACTATCGATTGACAGATATCCATCGGCGCAGAGGTGTGCCGCAAGCCCGGGAGTCCTCGTGACCAGCGATGTGTCCAGCGACAGAGCGTCGGCGACCGCGACGACGGCAGGGGCCAAGGCCCATGCGCGCGCGCAGCACGGGCGCACGGCCGACGCCATGCGGCACGTTCCCGCCTCGAGCACCCCGACGCCGCCGGACGGCGTCCCCGCCGCGGACCTGGTGTGGTCGGAAACCGTTGCGCCGGGCGGATATACGACCGCGGTACTGGCGAGGGGCACGCGACTGCGGCTGAGCGACCCCAGCGGTGACGCCTGCGCCCACCTGCTGGTGCATCGGGCCGACGGCCCGCACGAACGCCTCAACGTCGCCGACACCGTGAAGGTGCCGTGGCAGGCCTACCTCGGCGTGGGGCACCCGCTGCTCAGCGGGTTCGGTCGCGTCCTGGCCACCGTGGTCGCCGACACCTCGGCGCGCCACGACGCGCTGACGGGGACGACCACGCTCGCCGGCAACGAGGCCAGGTACGGCTCCGGGACCCCGGAGTCGACGTCCCCCGCGGGACGGGAACTCCTGCTGCTCGCGGCGCTCAAGCACGGCCTCGGTCCCCGCGATCTGCCACCCTCGGTGTCGTTCTTCCAGGGCGTCACCGTCGACTCCGACGGCGCCTTCACCTGGCAGGGGTCGGCGGGACCGGGCACGTCGGTCGACCTGCTGCTGCACGTCGACGCGATCGTGTCCCTCGCCAACACCGCGCACCCGCTCGATCCGCGGTCGGAGTTCACCTGCTCGCCGCTGCTGATGCACGCCTGGCCCGCGGCCGCCGACCTCGACGCGCTGGTGGCCGGAGACCTGGTCGGGCCGCTGGGGCCCGAGCACCGACAGGCGATCGCCAACACCGACGCCGACCTGGCCGCCCGAGGAGTGCTGTGAACACCGCGCTGATTCCTGGTCCCACCGTGCTCGACGAGACCGTCGCCGCCCGGGCCGCCTGGTCGACCGTGGTGGCCGCGGGTGACGTGCTGACCATCGTCGACCTGGAGGGCAACCAGGCCGTCGACTGTCTGCTCTATGCGGCCGCCGACACCAGCGTGCGGTACTCCGCCGTGGAAACCATTGCCCGACAAGGGCGCATCGTCCTGACGACCGGGTCGGTGCTGCGGGCGGACACCGGGGAGGCGCTGATGACCGTCGTGGGCGACGAGGTCGGCGTGCACGACACCCTCGGTGGTGCGTGCTCCAAGGAGTCCAACACCCTGCGCTACGGTCAGCACACCCGCGCCCAACACGGCTGCATGGAGAACTTCCTCATCGAGGGTGCGCGGCACGGCCTCGGCGCCAGAGATCTCGCGAGCAACATCAACTGGTTCATGAACGTGCCGGTGGACCCCGACGGCGCGCTCGGCATCGTCGACGGGTTGTCGGCCCCGGGCAAGCGGGTCGCCCTGCGCGCCGACGTCGACACCCTCGTCCTCGTCTCGAATTGCCCGCAGATCAACAACCCCTGCAACGCGTTCAACCCGACGCCGGTGCGCATGATCGTCACCCGCCCCGAGGCGGGCGCGGCATGACGCGCAGCGTGCTGATCGCCAACCGTGGCGAGATCGCCGTCCGCCTGGTGCGCTCGGCGCGTCTGCTGGGCCTGCACACGGTGGCGGTGTTCTCCGACGCCGACCGCGGCGCACCGCACGTGCGACTCGCCGACGAGGCGGTGCGGCTCGGCCCCGCCGCGCCGAGTGAGAGCTACCTGCGAGTCGACGCGATCCTCGATGCGGCGGCCGCGACCGGCGCCGAGATGATCCATCCCGGTTACGGATTCCTCTCCGAGGACGCGGACTTCGCGACCGCCGTCGAGGCGGCGGGCATCGCGTTCGTCGGTCCGACGCCGCATCAGCTGCGCGTCTTCGGCACCAAGCACACCGCCCGCGCCGCGGCCCGCGCCGCCGGCGTGCCCGTGTTTCCCGGCTCCGACCTGCTCGACGACGCCGCCAGCGCGCAGGCCGCGGCCGACGAGATCGGCTATCCCGTCATGCTCAAGGCCACCGGCGGTGGCGGCGGCATCGGCATGCAGGTCTGCCGCGACGCCGCCGAGCTGCGGGCGGCGTTCGACCGGGTGTCGCGGCTCGCCGAGCGCAGCTTCGGGTCCGCCGGGGTGTTCGTCGAGCGCTTCGTCGACGAGGCGCGCCACGTCGAGGTGCAGATCTTCGGCGACGGCACCGGCCGCGTGGTGTCCCTCGGAGACCGCGACTGCTCGCTGCAGCGGCGCAACCAGAAGGTCATCGAGGAGGCGCCCGCGCCCAACCTGCCCGAAACCGTTCGCGCACAGCTGCATTCGTCGTCGCGGGCGCTGGCCGCCTCCGTGGGCTACCGTTCGGCGGGCACCGTCGAATTCGTGTACGACCCACGCCGCGAGGAGGCATCCTTCCTCGAGGTCAACGCCCGGCTGCAGGTCGAGCACCCCGTCACCGAGGCCGTCACCGGTCTCGACATCGCCGCGTTGATGTTCCGGCTGGCGTCCGGCGAGGACGACGTCCTGGCAGCACATCTCGCACCGGGGGAGACGACGGGTGCGGTACCCGTGGCGGGGCACGCCGTCGAGGCGCGCGTGTACGCCGAGGACCCCTCGCGCGACTACCGGCCGAGCACCGGCACGCTGGTCGCCGTCGAGTTTCCCACGGCTGAGGGTGATCCTGCCCTTCAGGGTGATCCGGCGCCGCGCGTCGACACGTGGGTCGAGGCGGGCACCGAGGTGTCCGCGGCCTATGACCCCCTGCTGGCCAAGGTGATCACGGTGGGCGCGGATCGCGACGAGGCCTTCGACCGACTCGGCCGCGCACTGGACGCCACCGTGCTGCAGGGCATCGAGGTCAACGTCGGGCTGCTGCGCGCGGCGTGCGCACTGCCCGACGTGCGCGCTGCACGGCACAGCACCGCCACGCTCGCCGGGGTGCCCGACCCCCGTCCCCGCATCACCGTCGAACGGCCCGGTCTGCTGACGACGGTGCAGGACCTGCCGGGACGCGTGGGGCTGTGGAACGTCGGGGTGCCTCCGAGCGGTCCGATGGACGATCTGTCCTTCCGGCTCGGCAACCGCGCGCTCGGCAACCCCGAGGGGGCGCCGGGCCTGGAGTGCACGGCCTCGGGACCCGCACTGCGCGTGACGGATTCGACCACCTTCTGCGTCACCGGCGCACCGTGCCCGGTCACCGTCGACGGCGAGCCGGTACCGATGTGGGAGCCGGTCGACGTGCCCGCGGGTGCGGTGCTGGCGATCGGCGCGGCCGAGACCGCGGGACTGCGGACCTACGTGTTGGTGGCCGGTGGCTTCGACGTGCCGACCTACCTCGGCAGTGCGTCGACCTTCACCCTCGGTCGCTTCGGTGGCCACGGTGGCCGCCAGCTGGTCGTCGGCGACGTGCTGCGCGCGGACGCCTCGACGCCGACCGGCCCGGCCGCCCCGGTGCCGGTGGAACTGCGTCCGGCCATGCCCTCGGAGTGGGAGCTGACCGTCACCGAGGGGCCCCACGGCGCGCCGGAGTTCTTCACCCGCGAGGACGTCGACACGCTGTTCACCGCCGGCTACGTCGTGCACTTCAACTCGGCGCGCACCGGCGTTCGCCTGGAAGGCCCGCGGCCCACGTGGGCACGTCCCGACGGCGGTGAGGCCGGACTGCACCCGTCCAACATCCACGACACCGCGTATTCCGTTGGCGCGCTGGACTTCACCGGCGACACCCCGATCCTGCTCGGACCCGACGGGCCCAGCCTCGGCGGGTTCGTCTGCCCCGTCACGGTCGTCGCCGCGGACCGCTGGAAGCTCGGGCAGCTGCGCCCGGGGGACACCGTCCGGTTCGTGCCGATCCGGGCGGCCGACGCACCGTCGCGCCGCGAACTCGGCGCCGCGCGACGTGCGGCCGACCCGATCGTGGCGCGCGGGGCCCGGGACGGCGACGACGGCGTGCTGGCCCGCCGCGACGCCGACGGCGCACCCGCGGTGACCTACCGGCGCAGCGGCGACGACAACGTCCTGATCGAGTACGGCGACATGGTGCTCGACCTCGCCCTGCGGGCCCGGGTCCACGCGTTGAACGAGCGCCTCGAGAACCTCTCTCCGCCAGGCATCTTGGACCTCACGCCCGGTATCCGGTCGCTGCAGGTGCACGTCGATCCCGACGTCCTGTCGATCGACCGGCTGCTCGGACTGCTGGCCGAACTCGAGGACGACCTGCCCGCCACCTCGGAGCTGGTCGTGCCCAGCCGGTCGGTCCGACTGCCCTTGTCCTGGGACGACCCGGCGACCCGCGAGGCCATCGCGCGGTACACGTCCGGCGTGCGCGACGACGCCCCGTGGTGCCCGTCCAACATCGAGTTCATCCGCCGGGTCAACGGTCTGGCCACCCAGGACGACGTCATGGCGACGGTGTTCTCGGCGGAGTACCTGACGCTCGGACTCGGCGACGTGTACCTCGGTGCCCCGGTCGCCACGCCGCTGGATCCCCGGCACCGGCTGGTCACCACGAAGTACAACCCGGCGCGGACCTGGACCGCGGAGAACTCCGTCGGCATCGGCGGCGCGTACCTGTGCATCTACGGGATGGAGGGGCCGGGCGGGTATCAGTTCGTGGGCCGGACGACCCAGGTGTGGAGCCGCTACCGGGACACCGCGCCGTTCGAGCCGGGCAGCCCGTGGCTGCTGCGCTTCTTCGATCGCATCTCCTGGTATCCGGTCACCGCGGAGGAACTGCTCGACCTGCGGGCCGACATGGCGGCCGGTCGCGGATCGGTGGACATCGTCGACGGCACCTTCTCCCTGGCCGACCACGAGCGCTTCCTCGCCGACAACGCCGAGTCCATCGCGGACTTCCGGGCCACGCAGACAACGGCTTTCGCGGCGGAACGGGCGGCGTGGGCCGCGGCGGGCGAGTTCGACCGCGCCGAGCGGGCCGAGTCGAGGGTCAGCGTGCCGGACATGGACCTGCTCCTCGCCGACGACGAGGAGAGGGTCGACGCGCCGTTCTCGTCGAGCGTGTGGAAGGTCGACGTCGCCGTGGGCGACCACGTCGTCGCCGGCCAGGCCCTGCTGGCGCTGGAGGCCATGAAGATGGAGACCGTGGTGACCGCGCCCGCCGACGGCGTCGTCACCAAGGTCCTGGTCGAGGCGGGCCACCAGGTCGATCCCGGGACCCCCCTGGTCGTCGTCGGCCCGGCGCAGGATCGCGACGCGAGGGGAGTGCCGGCATGACGGTCCAGCGCACGTCGGCCGTGCAGCGGGTGCGGGCAGCCTATGCGGCGATCGAGGCGGTCGACCGCCCGGAGGTCTGGATCTTCCTGCGGCCCATGGCCGATGCGCTGGCCGACGCCGAAGCCGTGGACGCGGCGGTCGCCTCGGGTGCCGACGCCCCGCTGGCCGGTCTCGCGGCGGCGGTCAAGAACAACGTCGACGTGGCAGGACTGCCGACCACCGCCGGCTGCCCGGCCTATGCGACGGAGCCCGCGGCCGCCGACGCCGTGACGGTCGCCCGGCTGCGCGCCGCGGGCGCGGTCGTCATCGGGGCGACCAACCTCGACCAGTTCGCCACCGGGCTCGTCGGCACGCGCAGTCCCCATGGCGCCGTGCGGGATTCGCGTCGTCCCGATCGCATCTCGGGCGGTTCGAGCGCCGGGTCGGCCGTCGCCGTCGCCCTCGGCCTCGTCGACGTCGCGATCGGCACCGACACCGCCGGCTCGGGCCGCGTGCCCGCCGCCCTGCAGGGCATCGTCGGGATCAAGCCCACCTTTGGGGTGGTGCCGACCGACGGCGTCGTCCCGGCGTGCCGGTCCTATGACTGCGTGACGGTGTTCGCCAGGGACCTCGACACCGCCGACGCGGCGATGGCCGTGATGGCGGGCGGAGCGCGACCGTTCCCGCCCGACGCCCCGTTGGCCGCCCCCGAGTCACCGAAAGTGGCGGTGCCGCAGGATCTCTCGATGCTGTCGGCGTCATGGCAGCAGGCCTTCGGCGCGGCGCGCGAGCGCCTCGAAGCCCACGGCGCGACGGTGGTGGAGATCGACCTCTCGGCGTTCCTGGCCGCCGCCCGCCTGCTGTACGAGGGCGGTCTGGTCGCCGAGCGGCACGAGGCCGTCGGCGAGTTCGTCGACGCGCACCCCGACGAGGTGGATCCGGTCGTGCGCGGAATCGTCACGGCCGCAGGCCATGTCACGGCGACGCGGTTGCTCGCGGACCGCCACCTGCTCGCCGAGCTGACGACGACCGCGATGGCCGAACTGGGCGACTGCGATGCACTGCTGCTACCGACCACCACCGCGCACCCCAGCCTCGCGGACGTCGCGGCCGACCCCATCGGCGTGAACTCCCGCCTCGGGACGTTCACCAACTTCTGCAATCCGATGGACATGTGCGCGGTGGCCGTGCCCTCGGGCACCGCGGGGGAGGACCAGTTCGGCGTCTCCATCGTCGCGCGCGCCGGGGCCGACGCCCTGGCCATCGACCTCGCCCGCCTCGTCACCGCACCGACGGCGTCGGTCGCGCTGCCGGGGGCCGCCTCGCTGGCGGGCCGCCCCACGCCGTGGCCCGTGCACGCGGGCGCCGACGCGACCCTGCTCATGGTCGTCGGCGCCCATCTGCGCGGACAGCCCTTGGCCTTTCAGCTCGAAGAGCGCGGCGCCCGATGGATGGGTCCGGTGGCCACCGCGCCCGTGTACCGGCTGGCGCGCCTGCACACCACGCCGCCCAAACCGGGCCTGGTCCGCGTCGGCGCCGAGGACGGCTCCGCCATCGGTGGTGAGCTCTGGCTGGTGGGCACCGCGCGACTCGGTGACTTCCTGGCGATGCTGCCCGCCCCGATGTCGCTGGGTCGGGTGACCCTGGCCGACGGCACCGAGGTCGTGGGCTTCGGCTGCGCACTCGACGCGTGGCAGGCGGGTGAGGACATCACCCGCTACGGCGACTGGCCGACCTACCTGAGCAGCGTCGCCTCACCGGATTCGACGCGGGCATAGCGATCGGTCGCGGCACCGGTGCGCCGTCGCACGGCGGGGTCCGGGTCGGGTATGCCGAGCACGCGCAGGCACGCATCGGCGACGTGCATCGGCAGCTCGAGGCGTTCGGGGCCCGGCGGCACCGACCACATGTTCACCAGCGATTCGACGAGGCGGAACGGGAGGTCCGCCGCCGCCTCGTGCACGCCGGTCTGGTCGACTACGGCCCGGCTCGACGCCAGGTAGTGCAGCCGCAACCGCTCGCGGTCGGACCAGAACGGCTCGAGGTGAGCGTCGCGCAACTCCGGTAGCAGGTACAGCGCGCCGAGGTTCCAGCGTCCGGTGAGCAGTTGGCCGCCGTCGAACGCGGCGAGCGCGTGCAGGTGCTCGGCCGCGGTCAGGGCGGGCTCGGCGTCCAGCAGGGTGGGAATGAACGCCAGCGTGGGGCTCACGGTCTGACCCAGCAGGGCGCACAGGATGTCGTCCTTGGTCTTGAAGTAGTGGTAGAGCGAGGCCTGGCGGATGCCGACGGACTCCGCGATGGACCTGGTCGAGGTGCGCGCATAGCCCAGCGTGGTGAACAATTCACCTGCGGCGTCCAGGATTTCGTCGCGCGCCGTGCTGCCAGGGCGCTTCTGGTCGTGGTGGCGGGGTCGTCCGGCCCGAGCGAGCGGCATGACTCATCGTGGACCATGCCCGGCCCGAAATGGTCCTGTCCCACCGTTTCTGTCACATGACAGAAACGCGCGATACGCATCGGTTACGTGCGCCGTCGATTGGTTACGCCAGCGACACCCACCGCGTCGGTGGGGCCGGAAAACTGTCGGTTGACAGGGGGCGGCCCGCGGACGTGCCTCCCACCCTGCTGACATCGACACATTCGGGAGCGTTCCACATGGGCATCGCGGTTTCCCACGACGACGCCGTCTCCCAGGTCGCGGGCACGCCCGCCGTACCCCCGGTCGACGACGCCGTCGCGACGATCCGCGACCTGCGCGTCACGTTCCGGCGCAACGGCCGTGACGTGCACGCCCTGCGCGGGGTGTCGCTGACCATCGGCAAGGGAGAGATCCTCGGGCTGGTCGGCGAATCCGGCTCCGGCAAGAGCGTGCTCGGGTTCAGCATGCTCGGTCTGCTGCCACCGCAGACCCGCATCGACGGCGACGTCTTGGTGGCGGGTTCGGACATGGTCGACGGTGACGCCAAGGCCATCCGCGCCGTGCGCCGCCTCGACCTGGGCGCCGTCTTCCAGGACCCGATGACCTCGCTGAACCCCACCATGCGGATCGGCAAGCAGGTCGAGGAGGCGGCGGGTAGCCAGGACGAGGCGCTGCGGCTGCTGACTGCGGTCGGCATCCCCGATCCGAAGCGCCGGCTGCGGGCCTACCCGCACGAGCTGTCCGGCGGGCTGCGGCAGCGCGTGATGATCGCCATCGCGATCGCCGGCAACCCCGACCTCATCATCGCCGACGAACCGACGACCGCCCTCGACGTCACCGTGCAGGCCCAGGTGCTGCGGCTGCTGCGCCGGCTGCGCGACGAGATCGGGTGCAGCATCGTCTTCATCACCCACGACCTCGGCGTCGCCGCCCAGATCTCCGACCGGATCGCGGTGCTCTACGCGGGCCGGATCGCCGAGATCGGTCCCACGGCAAGCGTTCTCGGAACGCCCGCGCACCCCTACACCCACGGTCTGCTGCGCTCGCGGCTGACGTTGACGACGGCCCGCGACCGCAAGCTCGCGGCGCTGGCGGGGTCGGTGCCCAGCGCCGTGACACCGCTGCCGGGCTGCGCATTCGAACCGCGGTGCCCGCTCGCCACCGACGACTGCACGACGTCGCCACCGGACCCGGTCGCCGTGACCCCCGACCGCACCAGCGCGTGCATCCTGCCGCTGGAGCAGGTGGCCGAGGAGCTCGGCACCAAGGCGACCAACACCGAGGAGCCGTTCCCCGAGGCCGCCGACGACGGCGCGGAGCTGCCGGCGTCGGTGGTGCTGCGCGACGTCACCAAGACGTTCACGGTGACCAAGCGCTGGCTGGACAGGTCCTCCGGCGGTGGGAAACTACAAGCGCTGCGCGGGGTTTCACTGCGCGTGGCACACGGCGAGTCGATCGCCCTGGTCGGCGAGAGCGGCTCCGGCAAGTCGACGCTGCTGCGCGCCATCGCCGGCCTGGAGAAGCCGACCACCGGTGAGGTCAGCCTGGTGGCGGGTCAGCGGCCGCAGATGGTGTTCCAGGACGCGGGCGCATCGCTCACGCCGTGGTTGTCGGTGGGCGAGCTGATCTCCGAGCGGCTGCACGGCAGCGGCATGTCGCGGGCCCAGCGCCGCGACGCCGTCGTCGAGGTGCTCCGGCGCGTCGGGCTGCCCGCCGAGATCGCGAAGTCGCGGGCCGGGCAGCTGTCCGGCGGTCAGCGCCAACGGGTTTCGCTGGCCCGGGCGACCGTCGTCCCGCCGTCGGTGCTGCTGTGCGACGAGCCGACCAGCGCGCTGGACGTGTCGCTGGCCGCCTCGGTGCTCAACCTCATCGGCGATCTGCGGCGCACCCTCGACATGTCCGTGGTCTTCGTGACGCACGATCTCTCGGTGGCGCGCGTCGTCGCCGACCGCATCGCGGTGATGTACCTCGGCCGCATCGTCGAGATCGGGCCCGCCGAACAGGTCATCGGCGCCCCGGCGCACCCCTATACGCAGGCGCTCGTCGACTCGATCCCCGACCTGGGCCGCGAATCCCGGGTGCTACCAGGCGAACCCGCGAGCCCGCTCTCCCCGCCCGCGGGGTGTGCGTTCCACCCGAGGTGCGCGATCGCGCTGGACGCCTGCAGCGGAGCCGACCTCGACGTCCGTCTGGAAGGCATTCCCGGCAACCCGCACCAGGTTGCCTGCATCGAGCGGAAGGCCATCTGATGGCGATCGCAGCAACCGGTGACTCCCTCGTCCGCGCGCGCAGTCTGCGGCTGCCCTCGCTGCCGCAGTCGCGGTCGACGATGATCAACTGGGCCGGCTTCTCCCTGGTGTTCGTCGTCACGATCGTGGCGGTCGCCGTGCCGTTGCTCGCCCCGCACGATCCGCTGCTGCCGGTCGGCATGCCGCTGCAGGCGCCCGGCACGCACGGATTCCTGCTCGGCAGCGACAGCATCGGCCGTGACATCCTCTCGCGCGTGCTCTACGGCGTGCGGTCCAGCTGGTACGCGGCGCTCGTCGTGGTGGCGGTCGGGTTGCT
This region includes:
- the uca gene encoding urea carboxylase, encoding MTRSVLIANRGEIAVRLVRSARLLGLHTVAVFSDADRGAPHVRLADEAVRLGPAAPSESYLRVDAILDAAAATGAEMIHPGYGFLSEDADFATAVEAAGIAFVGPTPHQLRVFGTKHTARAAARAAGVPVFPGSDLLDDAASAQAAADEIGYPVMLKATGGGGGIGMQVCRDAAELRAAFDRVSRLAERSFGSAGVFVERFVDEARHVEVQIFGDGTGRVVSLGDRDCSLQRRNQKVIEEAPAPNLPETVRAQLHSSSRALAASVGYRSAGTVEFVYDPRREEASFLEVNARLQVEHPVTEAVTGLDIAALMFRLASGEDDVLAAHLAPGETTGAVPVAGHAVEARVYAEDPSRDYRPSTGTLVAVEFPTAEGDPALQGDPAPRVDTWVEAGTEVSAAYDPLLAKVITVGADRDEAFDRLGRALDATVLQGIEVNVGLLRAACALPDVRAARHSTATLAGVPDPRPRITVERPGLLTTVQDLPGRVGLWNVGVPPSGPMDDLSFRLGNRALGNPEGAPGLECTASGPALRVTDSTTFCVTGAPCPVTVDGEPVPMWEPVDVPAGAVLAIGAAETAGLRTYVLVAGGFDVPTYLGSASTFTLGRFGGHGGRQLVVGDVLRADASTPTGPAAPVPVELRPAMPSEWELTVTEGPHGAPEFFTREDVDTLFTAGYVVHFNSARTGVRLEGPRPTWARPDGGEAGLHPSNIHDTAYSVGALDFTGDTPILLGPDGPSLGGFVCPVTVVAADRWKLGQLRPGDTVRFVPIRAADAPSRRELGAARRAADPIVARGARDGDDGVLARRDADGAPAVTYRRSGDDNVLIEYGDMVLDLALRARVHALNERLENLSPPGILDLTPGIRSLQVHVDPDVLSIDRLLGLLAELEDDLPATSELVVPSRSVRLPLSWDDPATREAIARYTSGVRDDAPWCPSNIEFIRRVNGLATQDDVMATVFSAEYLTLGLGDVYLGAPVATPLDPRHRLVTTKYNPARTWTAENSVGIGGAYLCIYGMEGPGGYQFVGRTTQVWSRYRDTAPFEPGSPWLLRFFDRISWYPVTAEELLDLRADMAAGRGSVDIVDGTFSLADHERFLADNAESIADFRATQTTAFAAERAAWAAAGEFDRAERAESRVSVPDMDLLLADDEERVDAPFSSSVWKVDVAVGDHVVAGQALLALEAMKMETVVTAPADGVVTKVLVEAGHQVDPGTPLVVVGPAQDRDARGVPA
- a CDS encoding urea amidolyase associated protein UAAP2 — translated: MNTALIPGPTVLDETVAARAAWSTVVAAGDVLTIVDLEGNQAVDCLLYAAADTSVRYSAVETIARQGRIVLTTGSVLRADTGEALMTVVGDEVGVHDTLGGACSKESNTLRYGQHTRAQHGCMENFLIEGARHGLGARDLASNINWFMNVPVDPDGALGIVDGLSAPGKRVALRADVDTLVLVSNCPQINNPCNAFNPTPVRMIVTRPEAGAA
- a CDS encoding urea amidolyase associated protein UAAP1; this encodes MTSDVSSDRASATATTAGAKAHARAQHGRTADAMRHVPASSTPTPPDGVPAADLVWSETVAPGGYTTAVLARGTRLRLSDPSGDACAHLLVHRADGPHERLNVADTVKVPWQAYLGVGHPLLSGFGRVLATVVADTSARHDALTGTTTLAGNEARYGSGTPESTSPAGRELLLLAALKHGLGPRDLPPSVSFFQGVTVDSDGAFTWQGSAGPGTSVDLLLHVDAIVSLANTAHPLDPRSEFTCSPLLMHAWPAAADLDALVAGDLVGPLGPEHRQAIANTDADLAARGVL
- a CDS encoding putative nucleotidyltransferase substrate binding domain-containing protein: MPAAHPTGRGVAAAITAIDAATDEALLRAGVERARAAIADELRSHTPAAALAAAWSEVLRHAVVAGVRLCGPADWTWFVSGSVARGEAAPGSDVETMVVLGDAVGDGEKVALLGRAAGVHALLERCGVPGDANGVLASRPRFCRRAASWTDGIQRWSAHPREDRGVVMTGLLADSAGVPDPSARRPADLLRAGVVAAAERNYPVRQAMLQDATAVRASVPSRLRVFARTADAVDVKLAVMDPVVKIARWAAVSAHSDALSTPTRLDHAVAAHVLGADDASSLRDCFDWLLRWRWRRRAQRFLAGDRVDDLVSLSDMAPHDRATLRSVAREVTGIGRTLDYLASTSTYR
- a CDS encoding amino acid permease, whose amino-acid sequence is MTSTVHRVIASPEDAATLEELGYTQELHRGIGGYAAFASGFSFVSILTTVFALFALGFGLGGPAFFFTWPIVFVCQFCVCLVFAELSGKFPVAGAIYQWSRRLAGNGVGWFAGWFMLIGYIVSVAALAIAMQSVLPSIWSGFQLVGGDSSLTSVTGATNAIILGAITIALCTVISAAGVAFMGKITVTGVTLEIVGVVLIVIAMFVKAERSPVAAVTSTGGHGSGLGYFPAFLASMLMAAYVMYGFDSAAELSEETKDPRKTAPKAIVTALLVSFVGGGLMILAALVAAPSLDDPLLSSQGIAWVLTSQLSTWLGKTLLTIVAIAIFSATLAIQASASRVMFSMARDNRLPFGSFLSKVNRRTGTPVITGVTVSVLAILVLLVNLGQAGVFAAITSVSVVIVYAAYLMVTVPALVHRLRGTSLSYGPPVMDLGRWGIPVNLIAVVMGAALCVDIAWPRQEVYDPDGTSWVLQYFAVLFVALTLVVGFVAYWVVRNRDGAPLPSDALVGPDDVPA